The following DNA comes from Thermoproteales archaeon.
TTCGAACTCTCTAAGATAACTATCCTCCTGAAACAAAAGCTTTGTTTTAATGCTCATAAACTAAAAATTACTTCTCAAACGTATATTATTATCGCATGAAGATATTATTAATAAGCTATGAATTATATTAGGCGATATTTCTTCCATTTTCTAAAAGTTCCGGAATCAGGTTACTCGCGCAATATCCGATAAAAAGTTAAGAAAACAGGCCAAAAATTAGAAGTAAAAATCCTATCAAGGTATTATCCACTAAATAACTACTAATAAATAGTTCATAAGAGAATTATTTTAAAAACTAGGCAATATAAGAAGACTTCTAAAGTTTATAAGGATTTATTATTGGAATCCCCTGCTTAACAGCTTGTGATAAGAGTTGTTTATCATAACTTAACAAGGCAGCATTCATTCTTTTAGCAGCCAAGACTACCAGCTTATCATTATACCTTAAGAGAGAAATATTCTCATTCTCCATCCTTCCAAGAGCACTTGAAATATCTTGCTTAATTATCGGAAATTAAAGCCTTAATGAAAGCTAAGGCTTTACCCCTACCTAGGAGTTCTCCAAGAACCCACACGACTTCATGAACTACAATTGTCGGCACCAACCATTTAGGAATAGAATCTAACAAACTACGCGAACTTTCACGATACTCCGAGTCCTTTATAGCTCTATAAACAAACACGTTAGTATCGATCATAGTGTCCAATTAATCACCCTATTAAAGCTTTTCTTAATCCCTTCAACAATGCCTCCTCTATCTCTTGCTCGCCAATTCTCCTGCCAATCTTATACGCTGGAAGTTTCTTCTTAACCTTCTCCATCACTATCCTATCCTCCTCAACCCTAACAAAAAGCTCGTCTCCAATCTCTATATACCAAGTTTTTCTCTAACCTCAACCGGAATAGTAACCTGATAATTTCTAGTAACCTTAACTTTTTTTATGAAAAAGTAAAATAAAGCAATAGATGCGCTTTTTTCAAATAAGCTATACAATAAAACAGCAAAACTAAAGGACTTACGTAAATTATTCCGAGCAAGACGGCTATCATAGTTCCTGCAGCGTACACGGCGATTTCATGATTAAAATATGAAATTGGCTGAACAATATGCGAAGCTAGAAGTAAGGCTCCCAGAAGCGGATACAATAATATTTTTACTGGAGTTTTAAGCCATGGATTTTTTATTATAAACTGTGCAACATACGGACTCCAGCTATAATAGAACGCATCAAAAGCTACATAGAAACGCTGTCCAGCATAACTATTTAAAACAATTTCGTCTCTAAACTTTCGCAATAAATTAACTTCGTCACTAACTTCACTGCCATAAGTAACCGTAGCAATAACACACTTCTTCTCTCTAAACACAACAATAAGAGTTGTCGTTCTCTCTATTCCATCAGCAACACCCTTAATCGTAACAGTATATGTTCCCTTAGCCGAGCCAGCATTTATCGTAAGCTTACTCGAACCTGGAGGAGTAACGCTTACAGGATCGAAGCTATAACTTGCCTCGCTAGGCAGCCCCGATAAAGTTAAGTCGAAGAGCATATATACAGATTAGTTTAGAGAAGACGCTTTAATTAGTATAGAGGCACCACTTATTGTAGAGAGTACTGTATTAAGTATATTTTCACCAGCTTTAACATAGATTTAAAAGATAACGTTATCAAATTCAAGGTTAAAGAACCAGCTAATATCATCACCGAGTATAATACCATATTGAAGTTTTTCCAAGCACGGCTCCGCCAGCGGAAGCAGATGGTAATAATAAAGAATCTAAAACTGAAATAAAATTAGCAAAAGTATATATTAACATCGACAATGACAGCAGATACGCTTTCTTATCACAGGAGCCTTTAGAACTAAGCGATCCAACTTACGAAATCTCTATCAGTGGTCCTATGAAAATCAAGGCTAAATAGGTTACCCAATACAGGATTACAGCCACCAGTCCTCTGTAAGTGACGAATGGGTTACTAAAGGTAATAAAGTAGAGATATAACTCTCCTCGACTTACATACCTACAGGCTTTACATACGACTTTACGTAGTTCTAGCAATAATAGTAGTAAATATTTTCATAATTGTGCAGAAATTTAAGAACCTAAAACTCCCTCCACCAGCATATTAATTTAATCCAATTAGTAACCTATTAAATTAAGGTGCTTACCGATGAAAAAGAAAAAGATTATACTATGTATCTTAGCCTTTTTTTGGCAATCGGCTATGGAGTCGTCATGTTAATGTATCTCAATTCTCATCCATGGTATCTACAAAAAGGAAAAATCCTAGAATTAGCCAGAGATACCATGATAAATGATCAATTCTGGCTAGCAGTCCTAATTTGGCCAGCTGCCCTATACTCCTATCTTAAAGTAACAGGATTGTAACAAAATTTCCAAACCAGTTTTCTAATCAACTAGTAGTAAATTCCTGTTCTAAAACATTAATCTACATAACTTAGTTTAGAATCAACCATTTTGCTCAAATACATATTCAACTCTACTTAATCCTCCCATATGCTCTCCTCCTATGCTCTACCACCAAAACCACAATAGTCTGTTTCTCATAATCCAGAGAAGCTATAACCCTGTACTCACCAACCCTCAAACTATAAAGAGGTAAGACCCTAAGCTTTTTAAAGTAGCGAAAAGGATTTAGAGAAGCCTCCTCAACAACCCCAATTATCCTTTCAGCAATTTTCCTATCAAGCTTCTTAAGATCTCTAACCGCAGTCCTGGTCCAATACACACTATATTTCATCCCACTCCCTTAACCACCCTCTTCAAACCCCAACTCTTTCCTAACTTCGCCAGTAGCATAAACACGTCCAGCCCTAACATCTTCAAGAGCCTCCTCAATCCTCCTCAAAGTCTCATCAGAAAGAGGCACATCATCAATCCTCGTCTCAACAAGCCTACGAATAACTGAGTCATAAGGCTCCCTAGGATGAAGCTTAAGCTCATCCAACAGCTTTTTAATCTCCCTACTAACCTGAATAGTAGTCTTCATAACAAACTATAACATACTATAGTTACTTATAAACATCTCGACAATCTCCAAAATTAGCTGATAGAATTAGCAAAAACCAAAGAGATTTACTAAATATTAAAATATTCACAACTATACAAGTTGTCAAAATCAAGACTATAAATTTCTGCAATCACTCCCATTGACCCATATTTTTCTTAAAAGAAGTGATAATTAGAAAAATATTTATATTGTATACTTGAAATTTACATAATGTATGCAGTCTACAACTATACGCATTTCACGAGATACTCTGGAGATGCTCGAGGCTTACAAGAAGAGAATAAACGCCCGCAGCTTAGACGAGACTATACGCAGATTATTAATAGAACATCGCAAGGCTCTAGTCGATAGCTACTTTGGAATAGACAAAGGTAAAATATCTCGCTTCTCAGAGGAGGATCGATTTGAAGATAGAGAACAATAGAGTCGTTGTTGATACATATGCTTGGATAGAGTATTTCAACGGCACAGAAAAAGGTGAAAAAGTAAAAAAATTTCTAATCGAAGAATACACGTATACACCTGAAATAGTATTAGCCGAAATAGCTCGCAAATACATTCGCGAAGAGGCAAGCCTCGAAACTGTCAAACAACGCTTACGCATCATCGAAGAACTCTCAGTCACAGTAGGAATAGATTATAAAATAGCATTAGAAAGCGGCGAAGCATATCTAGAACTACTAGACCACTCGAAAAAACTTAAATTAAAAGCCAAGCCCGGACTAGGAGATGCCATAATCCTAGCAACTGCAAAAGTTCTAAACGCTAAAATATTAACAGGCGACCAACACTTTAAAAAAATAAAAATAACCATATGGATAGGAGAATAAAATTACATCGAATACTCTATTATAATATACTTCTCTTATTCACAATTTTATGTAAATACAAATGGTCCCGGTATTCGATATGGGGATGTGAGGACCAACATTCGACAACTTTTCTCTAAGCCTCCTCCAGCCTCAGTCAATCACTCTTTCTCAAAAGCTCTTCTACAGTTCTAGATTTCAGACTTTTACCATCCTAATCAACGCAAAATGTATACGATATTTTCTAGCCCGGTTCCCGCCAGCCTACTCTCAAGTTCCTCATCAAAACTAGCCAGCTTATATCCCAACCTATCAGCCAACGACACGTATACAGCATCGTAAACAGTTATTCCATACTTAACAGAAATTTCAACAGCACTTTTACACTCACGAATAGCGCTATACACCCCAACCACGCTATTCTCAAAAATCCTCTCCAATATCGCAGATATTTCCAAGCATCGACCAGCAGGAATTCTCTTTAAAAGATACACGTGCTTCCAAAGCACGTTAAAAGCCTCAACCAAAGCCAAGTCCAAAGTTACACATCCCAAACTCCTACTCTTAGCCAGAAACGCCTTACTACGAGTATAAAATTCGTCTTTAACAGCCACACTAGCATACACAGAAGCATCTACAACATACACTACTCCTCCCTCGCCTCCCTAATAGCCTTCCAAGCAGGCTCAGAAACTGGAGACAAATCCCTAAGCAAAGCATCAAGCTCCTCCAAAGCACTCCTCAACTCCCTCTCAGCCGCAACATCCTCTATAAGCTTCTCAACTAAACCCCTCCAATCCACATCCCTATATTTCTTAACAACCTCCTTAAGCTCCTTCCTAATCCTAACACTAAAAACCTCAGTCACACGCTAATAATCCGTAGACAATATTTAAACATTTCGTAGACAAAAAAGTAGACAAAACATAAACGATATTCAAGCTGTAAGAAACAAACATTCAAAATTCAAAACTAACCCCTCATCTCTTGTAGTAAGCAGAGCAAATCATACATAGCCTATACATTTCTATCAATAGAAAACCCTACTCAAGCGGATCTCCTTAATGGGAGGAGGATTCAAAAGTACCAGCTTAAAATCGAAAAT
Coding sequences within:
- a CDS encoding PIN domain-containing protein, which translates into the protein MDTMIDTNVFVYRAIKDSEYRESSRSLLDSIPKWLVPTIVVHEVVWVLGELLGRGKALAFIKALISDN
- a CDS encoding type II toxin-antitoxin system RelE/ParE family toxin; protein product: MKYSVYWTRTAVRDLKKLDRKIAERIIGVVEEASLNPFRYFKKLRVLPLYSLRVGEYRVIASLDYEKQTIVVLVVEHRRRAYGRIK
- a CDS encoding PIN domain-containing protein, giving the protein MKIENNRVVVDTYAWIEYFNGTEKGEKVKKFLIEEYTYTPEIVLAEIARKYIREEASLETVKQRLRIIEELSVTVGIDYKIALESGEAYLELLDHSKKLKLKAKPGLGDAIILATAKVLNAKILTGDQHFKKIKITIWIGE
- a CDS encoding type II toxin-antitoxin system VapC family toxin, coding for MYVVDASVYASVAVKDEFYTRSKAFLAKSRSLGCVTLDLALVEAFNVLWKHVYLLKRIPAGRCLEISAILERIFENSVVGVYSAIRECKSAVEISVKYGITVYDAVYVSLADRLGYKLASFDEELESRLAGTGLENIVYILR